In one window of Paenarthrobacter nicotinovorans DNA:
- a CDS encoding purine-cytosine permease family protein, with protein MSDDTTSTATLEPTTAAGPAVVNGTSTVPASGNADAMSAAKESLEDYTLRFAPRSYRKWSAGVVATSALGGIAYLADFSIGANIGIAYGTVNAIFGIIVAAVIIFATGFPLAYYAARYNIDLDLITRGSGFGYYGSVVTNIIFATFTFIFFALEGSIMAQGLQLGLGIPQWIGYAVSTIIIIPLVIYGMKTLATLQVWTTPLWLLLMVVPVGYLLLSHPESIDAFFAFTGASGDGGPNLASVMLAAGVCLSLMAQIAEQIDYMRFMPPKTAENKGAWWRAVILAGPGWVIFGAIKQIIGLFIAIYLIAKLDPAAAVHANEPVHQFLGVYEEMMPAWLAMTLAVVLVVISQIKINVTNAYSGSLAWTNSFTRITKTYPGRMVFVVVNLVIALILMESNMFEFLNTILGFYANCAMAWVVTVASDIAINKYLLKISPKVPEFRRGMLYAVNPVGFVSMLVSAGVSIAVFFGAFGSAVQPFSPIFAVGLALVLPPVLALATKGRYYLRRTDDGIELPMFDADGNPSDAKLLCHVTGLEFERPDMLRSGQDGPDGEPQYISSLALSTDKSGGLVLPAQK; from the coding sequence ATGAGCGACGACACGACGAGTACCGCAACGCTGGAGCCGACGACGGCGGCAGGCCCCGCCGTCGTCAACGGCACCTCAACCGTTCCAGCGTCAGGCAACGCCGACGCAATGAGCGCAGCGAAAGAAAGCCTGGAGGACTACACGCTCCGGTTCGCACCGCGTTCCTACCGGAAGTGGAGCGCCGGCGTGGTGGCAACCAGCGCCCTGGGTGGAATTGCGTACCTGGCCGACTTCTCCATTGGAGCGAACATCGGGATTGCCTATGGGACGGTGAATGCCATCTTCGGCATCATCGTGGCCGCAGTGATCATCTTCGCCACAGGTTTTCCGCTTGCCTACTACGCGGCCCGGTACAACATCGATCTTGACCTCATCACCCGTGGCTCCGGTTTTGGCTACTACGGCTCGGTGGTCACCAACATCATCTTTGCCACGTTCACGTTCATCTTCTTCGCCCTGGAAGGCTCCATCATGGCCCAGGGCCTCCAGCTGGGCCTGGGCATTCCGCAGTGGATCGGCTATGCCGTGTCCACCATCATCATCATTCCGCTGGTGATCTACGGGATGAAGACCCTGGCCACGCTGCAGGTATGGACCACGCCCCTATGGCTCCTTCTGATGGTGGTTCCGGTGGGCTACCTTCTTCTTTCACACCCTGAGAGCATCGACGCCTTCTTCGCGTTCACCGGTGCTTCGGGCGACGGCGGACCAAACCTGGCGTCGGTGATGCTGGCCGCAGGCGTCTGTCTGTCCCTGATGGCCCAGATCGCCGAGCAGATCGACTACATGCGCTTCATGCCGCCCAAGACCGCCGAAAACAAGGGCGCCTGGTGGCGTGCAGTGATCCTCGCCGGGCCGGGCTGGGTGATCTTCGGCGCCATCAAGCAGATCATCGGCCTGTTCATCGCCATCTACCTCATCGCCAAGCTCGACCCCGCAGCCGCAGTCCACGCCAATGAGCCGGTCCACCAGTTCCTGGGCGTCTACGAAGAGATGATGCCGGCCTGGCTCGCCATGACCCTGGCCGTGGTGCTGGTGGTCATTTCGCAGATCAAGATCAACGTGACCAACGCCTACTCCGGATCACTTGCCTGGACCAACTCCTTTACCCGCATCACCAAGACCTACCCGGGCCGCATGGTGTTCGTGGTGGTGAATCTGGTGATCGCATTGATCCTCATGGAGTCGAACATGTTCGAGTTCCTCAACACCATTCTGGGCTTCTACGCCAACTGCGCCATGGCGTGGGTGGTCACGGTAGCCTCGGACATCGCCATCAACAAGTACCTGCTGAAGATCTCGCCCAAGGTTCCGGAATTCCGGCGCGGCATGCTGTACGCCGTGAACCCGGTGGGCTTCGTGTCCATGCTGGTTTCCGCCGGAGTTTCCATCGCGGTGTTCTTCGGTGCTTTCGGCTCCGCCGTCCAGCCGTTCTCGCCGATCTTCGCTGTGGGCCTGGCGTTGGTGCTGCCGCCGGTGCTGGCTCTGGCGACCAAGGGCCGCTACTACTTGCGCCGCACCGACGACGGCATCGAGCTGCCGATGTTCGACGCCGACGGCAACCCAAGCGACGCCAAGCTCCTCTGCCACGTCACAGGCCTGGAGTTCGAACGCCCCGACATGCTCCGCTCCGGCCAGGACGGTCCCGACGGCGAACCGCAGTACATCTCGTCCCTCGCCTTGTCCACGGACAAGTCGGGCGGCCTGGTCCTTCCCGCTCAAAAGTAG